TCTTTGGCCTAGAGGCGAACACCGATTACTTTACCCGGAGGGCTGGTTCATTTCAAGATAACCTCTTGGCAACGGAACGTCTATTAGACCAAAGTATTGCACCACGCTGGCAGCTTTTCTTGAGCAATCGGGTGATTGACGAATTGGACGCGTTTGTTGAACTCATCCAAGAACTCAAGCTAGAAGAGCGTGTGGCGCGATTAGGTAAAGAATTTGTGGTGTTTGTCAATCTACCGACACCGGTGGGGGAAGCTTTTGTCCATGAGCACTTGCGTCCCTCAGCCCAGGTGCTGGATCGGCTGCCCAAATACTTATCCGATAAGACTATTAAGCATTTTCAAGCGGTTGACTTGTCTAGTGCCCTGGGAAAGCCTGAATCCGCGTGGTTGCCTGAATTGAGCCAAAACAACGAACCCTATGCCCAGACACCTTCGCTCTTGGCGTTTTTAGTAACGCCAGAGTTAGAGGTATTCACCAATTTGGGAGAGTTGACTCCTGCCTGGAGTCTTGGAAATCTGGAAAGGGACGGAATTAAGGAGATTATTAGGCGGTATGAGTTTGATGTCGTCCTTGGACTACAGGGCTTTTACCATGTCCCTGTTTCTACATTGGCAACGACCTATGGACGTAAAGACAGCGCATTACTGTATGGCAAAGGTGACTTGATCACCCGCTGGTTGAAGCTATGGGCCGATGAGAAAACCAGTGGGGCACTTTAGGAAGTAGACTTTTACCTGCCTTAGCACAAGCCGCCATGATGCAATCTGGAGCCATACTCAGTTGATGGCTATCTAATCCTACGCTACGTCAATCATCTCAAGCGATGTGTGGTGCATCAAGATGACGCCATCCTGGAAGGAAGATCTCTAGTAGCATTCTTTCTTTAAACACTGTAGATATAGGTGTTGCTGGCCCTTGTGGTTCGTTGTTTCTTCTAGGGGGATGCAGCCCACCAAGATAATCTTGGTGGGCTGCACTTTTCTAGAACAGGCGGGTGATCCCGATTTTTGCAAGAAGAGGCATGTTATAGTTCATCTGCAGTTCTCCTCGAACACCGATATCTTCTGTAAGTTGATACTCGCACCCAACTTTGATGTGAGGTCTTACTTGTGTAGATGATGACTTTGGCTTTTCACCGCTTCCGAAGTAATCCCAGATGGCATCGAATAGGTCCTGGAACTCAGGCGAGACTGAGGCTTTCTCATGGAAGGCGGTAATGCCAAGTCCCAAATAGACAGGAGAACCTACTGCAGCACTGATCCCGGCAGATAAGTATGAATGGGAACTAACGTGCTGATTGTCCGCGCTCGTTGTAATTGAGCCGCGGGTACCGCTTACTTCCCAATGGAGGTAAGTAGTGTTTGATAGGGTCACCTCCAGTTTGTCTGTAAGATCGATGGCACCCCAGAGTTGAAATAGAGGGTAGGATTTTAGGGTGAAGAAAGGATTTGCTCCAAAGGTGTCGTTTAACATCGTCTGGTAACCGCCAAAGGCGATCCCTCCGCCAATGCTCCAGTCAGCATAACATGTGGGACTGCTCCTCAATAAACAAAGTACGATGATCACGGACAAGACTAGATTTCTTTTCATTCGTTTGCTCCTTTCGGATGTTAGTATTTCCGGCGGCAATGGTATAAAGCTAGATAACCTCCTTACTGGTAAGATAAATGTGACCGGTCGTAGTTAAATGGTTCTGGATAGCGTGTAAAATCCCTTTACAATGTTTGTGTATATAGATACTGGTTACATGTATAGTAGAGCTGTACACGCCGATGGTACCGGGGTTTGTGAGCGAGAGAAAAAGATTCGTTTCTGTGGTTTTTCGTATCAAGGTGAGGTTGAAATAGAGCTCTTTCGTATAAGGCTGGACTCTAGTTGCATATACAACAGTTAGTTGGCAGATGTGGTTAGCAGGGGCTAGTCATATCGTGTTTGAGTACAGAGGGTTCGCTTAGGATCCATGGTTGAATAAGGAATGCAGCGATGGATAGGATCTGCTGGTGGAAAAGTGGTGAGT
This genomic interval from Limnochordia bacterium contains the following:
- a CDS encoding radical SAM protein, coding for MPRITSGRVGVTVDMAGCPNRCRHCWLGHGTDQGMSEEALRWVVQQFRSYRRPDDVKPVFDQIIVQTWFREPDRLPEYRRLWELEKELSYPGGALRFELASSWRLAREQDYAAWLKEVGTKVVQISFFGLEANTDYFTRRAGSFQDNLLATERLLDQSIAPRWQLFLSNRVIDELDAFVELIQELKLEERVARLGKEFVVFVNLPTPVGEAFVHEHLRPSAQVLDRLPKYLSDKTIKHFQAVDLSSALGKPESAWLPELSQNNEPYAQTPSLLAFLVTPELEVFTNLGELTPAWSLGNLERDGIKEIIRRYEFDVVLGLQGFYHVPVSTLATTYGRKDSALLYGKGDLITRWLKLWADEKTSGAL